One part of the Astatotilapia calliptera chromosome 9, fAstCal1.2, whole genome shotgun sequence genome encodes these proteins:
- the fzd8a gene encoding frizzled-8a, which yields MDLFGIYLLLSLVLFPRSSCTTAKEITCQEIAVPLCKGIGYNYTYMPNQFNHDTQDEAGLEVHQFWPLVEIQCSPDLKFFLCSMYTPICLEDYKKPLPPCRSVCERARAGCAPLMRQYGFPWPDRMRCDLLPVQGNPDTLCMDYNRTDSTTASPVLSKPTNHPGKGYNPPKNKPGRPGTPGKYKPPAAPCEPGCTCLEPMVPVNTERHPLYNRVKTGQITNCAMPCHNPYFTHDERAFTAFWIGLWSVLCFVSTFATVATFLIDMERFKYPERPIIFLSACYMFVSVGYIVRLIAGHEKVACNREFDVEHIHYETTGPALCTVVFLLIYFFGMASSIWWVILSLTWFLAAGMKWGNEAIASYSQYFHLAAWLIPSMKSIAVLALSSVDGDSVAGICYVGNQNLDNLRGFVLAPLVIYLFIGTMFLLAGFVSLFRIRSVIKQGGTKTDKLEKLMIRIGIFTVLYTVPATIIVACYFYEQHNRQSWEVTHNCFNCLLERDRRTPDYAVFMLKYFMCLLVGITSGVWIWSGKTLDSWRTFCTRCCWGSKGTSGSMYSDVSTGLTWRSGTASSVSCPKQMPLSQV from the coding sequence ATGGACCTGTTTGGGATTTATCTGCTCCTCTCGCTCGTTCTCTTTCCGCgatccagctgcaccacagccaAGGAAATCACCTGCCAGGAGATAGCCGTGCCTCTGTGCAAGGGAATCGGCTACAACTACACGTACATGCCCAACCAGTTTAACCACGACACGCAGGACGAGGCGGGACTGGAGGTGCACCAGTTCTGGCCTCTGGTTGAGATCCAGTGCTCGCCGGACCTGAAGTTCTTCCTCTGCAGCATGTACACGCCGATCTGCCTGGAGGACTACAAAAAACCTCTCCCCCCGTGCCGgagcgtgtgtgagagagctCGGGCCGGCTGTGCGCCTCTCATGAGGCAGTACGGATTTCCCTGGCCGGACAGGATGAGGTGCGACCTGCTGCCGGTGCAGGGCAACCCAGACACGCTGTGCATGGACTACAACAGAACCGATTCAACTACAGCGTCCCCGGTACTCTCCAAACCCACCAACCACCCAGGTAAGGGTTACAATCCGCCGAAAAATAAGCCCGGCAGACCCGGCACGCCGGGGAAATACAAGCCGCCCGCCGCTCCGTGCGAGCCGGGATGCACATGTTTGGAGCCCATGGTGCCGGTGAACACGGAACGCCACCCGCTGTACAACCGGGTCAAGACGGGGCAGATCACCAACTGCGCCATGCCGTGCCACAATCCCTATTTTACGCACGACGAAAGAGCGTTCACCGCTTTTTGGATCGGACTTTGGTCAGTGCTGTGCTTTGTGTCCACCTTCGCCACCGTGGCTACTTTCCTCATCGACATGGAGCGCTTCAAGTACCCAGAGAGACCCATCATCTTCCTCTCGGCGTGTTACATGTTCGTGTCGGTCGGCTACATCGTCAGGCTAATCGCCGGGCACGAAAAGGTGGCGTGCAACCGGGAGTTCGACGTGGAGCACATCCACTACGAGACGACCGGCCCCGCGCTCTGCACCGTGGTCTTCCTCCTTATTTACTTTTTCGGCATGGCCAGCTCCATTTGGTGGGTCATCCTCTCCCTGACCTGGTTCCTGGCGGCGGGGATGAAGTGGGGCAACGAGGCGATCGCCAGCTACTCTCAGTACTTCCACCTGGCCGCTTGGCTTATCCCCAGCATGAAGTCCATCGCGGTCCTGGCGCTGAGCTCCGTGGATGGAGACTCGGTGGCTGGCATCTGTTACGTGGGGAACCAGAACCTGGACAACCTGCGGGGCTTCGTCCTCGCGCCtttggtgatttatttattcataggGACGATGTTCCTGCTGGCTGGATTTGTGTCGCTGTTCAGGATCCGCAGCGTCATCAAGCAGGGCGGCACCAAAACTGACAAACTCGAGAAGCTGATGATCAGAATAGGCATCTTCACGGTGCTCTACACGGTGCCCGCCACTATCATAGTGGCCTGTTACTTTTATGAGCAGCACAACAGACAGAGCTGGGAGGTCACGCACAACTGCTTTAACTGTTTATTAGAGCGGGACCGCAGGACTCCGGACTATGCTGTTTTTATGCTGAAATACTTTATGTGCCTTCTAGTGGGCATCACGTCCGGGGTGTGGATCTGGTCTGGGAAAACTTTGGACTCTTGGAGAACTTTTTGCACCAGGTGCTGCTGGGGCAGCAAAGGCACCAGCGGCTCCATGTACAGCGACGTGAGCACCGGACTGACGTGGAGGTCGGGCACAGCCAGCTCTGTGTCTTGCCCCAAGCAGATGCCACTGTCCCAGGTTTGA
- the gjd4 gene encoding gap junction delta-4 protein, translated as MAGSSASEVLFISVNHSITLMGKVWLVVMIFLRVLILLFAGYPLYQDEQERFVCNTIQPGCANVCYDLFSPVSLFRFWLVQLVTVCISYILFVIYVVHKVSNALTVELNSQKQTKAFQLFRIRQEPSNKLPLAVEQRGWARSFSGAYILHLMFRTLLEAGFGAAHYYLFGFYIPRRFLCQHAPCTTQVDCYISRPTEKTVMLNFMLGVAALSFFLNVLDFICTVKRLVRQKSKRKMMVEKILEEEQCFLSAGGASRGNDQEQEAQDGQKGGFLKRRGSKGSCGVGKRDLAQEPPSMERYSLPRSLGPMGCTTNGNNADSVSQEEAPERAGSEVALCPLEPMGTPRSIRVSKRGRLKPPPPPRRDLGFPSVGPCAPVGDISTATAICTRKVGQYTLVEVGCSAELQTGDDGQEKRSEWV; from the exons ATGGCGGGATCAAGTGCCTCAGAGGTGCTTTTTATCTCTGTCAATCACAGCATCACTTTAATGG GAAAGGTGTGGCTCGTCGTGATGATCTTCCTCCGTGTCCTGATCCTCCTCTTCGCCGGTTATCCTCTCTACCAGGATGAGCAGGAGAGATTTGTGTGCAACACCATCCAGCCTGGCTGCGCCAACGTGTGCTACgatctgttttctcctgtttcacTCTTCCGCTTCTGGCTGGTGCAGCTTGTCACCGTGTGCATCTCTTACATCCTCTTTGTCATCTACGTGGTCCATAAGGTGTCCAACGCCCTCACGGTGGAGCTGAACTCCCAGAAACAAACCAAAGCCTTTCAGCTGTTCAGAATCCGACAGGAGCCGTCCAACAAGTTGCCTCTCGCGGTAGAGCAGCGAGGGTGGGCCCGGTCCTTCAGTGGAGCCTACATCCTCCATCTGATGTTCAGGACTCTGCTGGAAGCAGGCTTTGGAGCAGCTCACTACTATCTGTTTGGTTTCTACATCCCCAGGAGGTTTCTTTGCCAGCATGCTCCGTGCACTACTCAGGTGGACTGCTACATCTCCAGGCCCACTGAGAAGACTGTGATGCTCAACTTTATGCTCGGCGTGGCCGCTCTGTCCTTTTTCCTGAATGTGCTGGATTTTATCTGCACCGTCAAGCGCTTGGTGAGACAGAagagcaagaggaagatgatGGTTGAGAAAATACTAGAAGAGGAGCAATGCTTCCTTTCAGCGGGAGGAGCGTCCAGGGGCAACGACCAAGAGCAGGAAGCACAAGACGGGCAAAAGGGGGGTTTCCTGAAGAGGAGAGGCAGCAAGGGGTCTTGTGGAGTAGGGAAACGTGATTTAGCTCAAGAACCTCCCTCCATGGAGCGCTACTCTCTTCCTCGTTCTCTCGGCCCGATGGGCTGCACCACCAACGGTAACAATGCCGACTCGGTCTCCCAGGAGGAGGCTCCAGAAAGGGCCGGCAGCGAGGTGGCTCTCTGTCCCTTGGAGCCCATGGGGACGCCCAGATCTATTCGTGTTAGCAAACGGGGCCGACTCAAACCTCCACCCCCACCCAGACGTGACCTTGGTTTTCCCTCTGTGGGGCCATGTGCCCCAGTGGGAGATATTTCCACAGCAACAGCAATCTGTACCAGAAAGGTGGGCCAGTATACACTTGTTGAGGTTGGCTGCAGCGCAGAGCTGCAGACGGGCGACGATGGGCAGGAGAAAAGATCCGAGTGGGTCTGA